In a single window of the Olivibacter sp. SDN3 genome:
- a CDS encoding RagB/SusD family nutrient uptake outer membrane protein: MKAKYIALFVTVTGITSGLTSCNKFTDLNPISEATSGNAYTSLQEAEAALTGAYDALQQEYYIWDNVIFSDVMADNYYAGGDDPEIFAVDRLQLVPTNGRLFNNWSQLYVGVLRANTILQEVPVIDDPSLDEGGRREQILGEALFLRANHYYNLVKMFGGVPLVLEPAASTAPDAIQLPRNTEAEVYQQILADLEQAVSYLPDRLSEENSVNKARATKGAANALLAKVYAQKADRDYGKVLEHCDAVINSPANYRLLANFAELFDGAHYNNAESILEIQFVGANEGNWGPQMLLPPSISGDTWRKFITPSTDLVAAFDRASDETRKSSSILFENVGWLDEYWGNASGSSVPFAYKWKSASGWASTNRQYMLRLADIMLLKAEALNELGRVPEALEALNQVRQRVGLAASTASDQTTLKLAILEERRLELCQEGQRWDDLKRAGLAIEVMNDLQEIDLRTGNAVDYNMTEEKLLLPIPQQEINRNQQLDQNPGY; this comes from the coding sequence ATGAAAGCTAAATATATTGCCCTATTCGTGACAGTAACGGGGATCACTTCTGGGTTAACATCATGTAATAAGTTTACCGATTTAAATCCCATTTCGGAAGCTACCTCTGGAAATGCATATACCAGCCTTCAAGAAGCAGAAGCTGCATTAACAGGAGCGTACGATGCACTACAGCAAGAATATTATATTTGGGATAATGTGATTTTTAGTGATGTTATGGCCGATAATTATTATGCAGGAGGAGATGATCCGGAGATCTTTGCGGTAGACAGGTTACAGTTGGTTCCTACCAATGGCCGACTATTCAACAATTGGAGCCAGCTTTACGTAGGTGTTCTTCGTGCCAATACGATATTACAAGAAGTGCCTGTTATCGATGATCCGAGCTTAGACGAGGGAGGCAGACGCGAGCAGATTTTGGGCGAAGCACTCTTTTTGCGCGCTAATCATTATTACAATCTGGTGAAAATGTTTGGGGGCGTTCCCCTGGTGCTGGAACCAGCAGCGTCTACCGCACCGGATGCCATACAACTTCCCAGGAATACGGAAGCTGAGGTATATCAACAGATCCTAGCAGATCTTGAACAGGCCGTTTCGTATTTGCCTGATCGCTTATCCGAAGAAAACAGCGTCAACAAGGCTAGAGCTACTAAAGGGGCCGCAAACGCACTCTTGGCAAAAGTATATGCACAAAAGGCAGATAGGGACTACGGTAAAGTACTCGAACATTGTGATGCGGTGATTAATAGTCCTGCCAATTATCGCTTATTAGCTAATTTCGCTGAACTGTTCGATGGGGCGCATTACAACAATGCAGAGTCTATTTTAGAAATACAGTTTGTTGGCGCTAACGAAGGGAATTGGGGGCCGCAGATGCTTCTTCCACCATCCATAAGTGGCGATACCTGGCGCAAGTTCATTACGCCATCTACCGATCTGGTTGCCGCATTTGATCGTGCGTCGGACGAAACAAGAAAGTCGAGCAGTATACTCTTTGAAAATGTAGGCTGGTTGGATGAATACTGGGGAAATGCTTCGGGTTCGTCTGTCCCCTTCGCTTATAAATGGAAGAGTGCCAGCGGCTGGGCGAGCACTAATAGGCAATATATGCTGAGGTTAGCAGATATCATGTTGTTAAAAGCAGAAGCGCTCAATGAATTGGGTAGAGTTCCGGAAGCGCTGGAAGCGCTGAATCAGGTGCGTCAGCGTGTTGGATTAGCAGCGTCGACGGCGAGTGATCAAACAACGCTAAAATTGGCTATTCTCGAGGAACGGCGCTTAGAACTATGTCAGGAGGGGCAACGTTGGGACGACCTGAAACGAGCGGGATTAGCTATAGAGGTGATGAACGATCTACAGGAAATAGATTTACGTACGGGTAATGCGGTAGATTATAATATGACCGAAGAGAAGTTGTTGCTGCCTATTCCGCAGCAGGAAATCAATAGAAATCAACAACTGGATCAAAACCCGGGATACTAA
- a CDS encoding (Fe-S)-binding protein, which yields MISQLIFAVIFILAIALFTYNIRKIVRNIKLGRPLKRSDRPKERLKTMLRVAFGQSKMTKRPVAFVLHLFVYLGFVIINIEMLEIVIDGLAGTHRVFAGLGILYNFLIACFEWLALGVLVGCAIFLIRRNIIHVKRFFGVEMTKWPRTDANLILIAEILLMIAFLSMNAADFKMQSLNQETVIGSFPISQWLVNLLPADLDALHIIERCCWWFHIVGVLAFLNYLPYSKHLHIIFAFPNTYFSNLHPKGQFSNMESVQHEVKAMLDPSYTPPSTDQPVRFGVKDIQDLTWKNLLDAYTCTECGRCTSVCPANITGKLLSPRKIMMDTRDRTAEIGKNIDHNGNFSDDGKALLDDYISREEIWACTTCNACVEACPVNINPLEIIVNLRQYAIMEESQAPSSINAMFGNIENNGAPWKYAQADRANWREVN from the coding sequence ATGATTAGCCAGTTGATATTCGCGGTAATCTTTATACTAGCAATCGCTTTATTTACGTATAACATACGGAAAATTGTCAGAAACATAAAACTTGGACGCCCGTTAAAACGCAGTGACCGTCCTAAAGAGCGCCTTAAGACTATGTTGCGTGTTGCTTTTGGTCAAAGTAAAATGACTAAACGCCCTGTAGCATTTGTATTACACCTGTTTGTTTATCTAGGCTTTGTTATTATTAACATAGAAATGCTAGAGATCGTGATCGATGGTCTTGCCGGTACTCATCGTGTGTTTGCTGGATTGGGAATACTTTATAATTTCCTTATTGCCTGTTTCGAATGGTTAGCCTTAGGGGTACTTGTGGGCTGCGCCATTTTTCTCATCAGAAGAAATATTATTCATGTCAAACGTTTCTTTGGCGTGGAAATGACCAAATGGCCAAGAACAGATGCAAATTTGATTCTGATAGCTGAAATCCTGTTGATGATCGCCTTTTTATCCATGAATGCGGCCGACTTCAAAATGCAATCCCTAAATCAGGAAACAGTTATTGGTTCGTTTCCTATTAGCCAGTGGTTAGTAAACTTACTGCCTGCTGACTTAGATGCACTGCACATTATAGAAAGATGCTGTTGGTGGTTTCATATTGTAGGAGTGCTTGCTTTTTTAAACTATCTACCCTATTCAAAACATCTGCATATCATTTTTGCCTTTCCCAACACCTATTTTTCCAATCTCCATCCCAAAGGACAATTCAGTAATATGGAGTCCGTTCAACATGAAGTAAAAGCTATGTTAGACCCCTCCTACACACCGCCGAGCACTGATCAACCCGTACGATTCGGCGTAAAAGATATTCAAGATCTAACCTGGAAAAATCTACTCGATGCCTATACCTGTACGGAATGTGGTCGCTGCACATCAGTGTGTCCGGCAAATATTACAGGCAAATTACTATCGCCAAGAAAAATCATGATGGATACGCGAGATCGCACAGCAGAAATAGGTAAGAACATCGATCATAATGGCAATTTCAGTGATGATGGAAAAGCGCTACTCGACGACTACATCAGCAGAGAAGAAATATGGGCATGCACGACCTGCAATGCATGTGTAGAAGCCTGTCCGGTAAATATTAATCCACTTGAAATTATTGTAAATTTAAGACAATACGCAATTATGGAAGAATCACAAGCGCCCTCAAGCATCAACGCTATGTTCGGCAATATCGAAAATAACGGAGCACCGTGGAAGTATGCACAAGCTGATAGAGCGAACTGGAGGGAAGTCAATTAG
- a CDS encoding glycoside hydrolase family 30 beta sandwich domain-containing protein produces the protein MRFNFFLLMLFALLNMAACNNPSSESPEEDSKGVVPYLTTGDQKALLARQPALAFVEKSNDLPTITIDDNKVYQDIDGFGFTLTGGSADLIQALPEDQRSVLLRELFGREENSIGINYLRVSIGASDLSASTFSYNDLPAGQKDPTLKHFSIEKERETLIPVLKEIVKINPKIKILGSPWSAPTWMKTNNNTIGGKLRPEYYGVYADYFVKYVQAMADEGISIDAVTIQNEPLHPGNNPSMLMEAVEQADFIKSALGPAFKEAGITTKIILYDHNADRPDYPISILNDEEAAKYIDGSAFHLYGGRIEALSEVHKAHPEKQLYFTEQWVGGPGDFSKELQWHVSNLIIGATRNWSRNVLEWNLAATSDYKPHTDGGCTSCLGALSIDGEKIQRNVAYYIVGHASKFVPDGSKRIGSNVIDGLANVAFITPENKKVLVIVNDDDKNRSFNIEYHNKYVETSLASGAVMTYIWD, from the coding sequence ATGCGATTTAATTTTTTCTTATTGATGCTGTTTGCCTTATTGAATATGGCTGCGTGCAATAACCCTTCATCAGAATCTCCGGAAGAAGATAGTAAAGGTGTCGTTCCGTATTTAACAACTGGTGATCAAAAAGCGTTATTGGCTAGACAGCCTGCGTTAGCATTCGTTGAAAAGTCGAATGATTTACCCACGATTACTATAGACGATAACAAAGTTTATCAGGATATCGATGGTTTCGGTTTTACACTTACGGGAGGAAGTGCTGATTTAATTCAGGCATTGCCTGAAGACCAGCGTTCTGTACTTTTACGTGAGTTATTTGGAAGGGAAGAAAATAGCATAGGTATCAATTATCTGCGTGTAAGTATCGGTGCATCCGATCTCAGCGCATCTACTTTTTCATACAATGATTTACCGGCAGGACAGAAAGACCCAACCTTAAAACACTTTTCTATAGAAAAAGAGCGGGAGACGCTTATCCCGGTTCTAAAAGAGATTGTAAAAATCAATCCGAAGATTAAAATTTTGGGATCTCCTTGGAGTGCCCCCACATGGATGAAAACCAATAACAATACGATTGGTGGAAAGTTAAGACCCGAATATTATGGGGTGTACGCAGATTATTTTGTGAAATATGTGCAAGCGATGGCCGATGAGGGTATCTCAATAGACGCCGTTACCATCCAGAATGAGCCTTTGCACCCAGGAAATAATCCTAGCATGTTGATGGAAGCTGTTGAGCAAGCCGACTTTATTAAAAGCGCTTTAGGGCCAGCTTTTAAAGAGGCCGGTATTACAACAAAAATCATTCTTTATGATCATAATGCCGATCGCCCAGATTATCCAATCAGCATTTTAAATGACGAGGAAGCAGCGAAATATATAGATGGGTCAGCTTTCCATTTATATGGTGGTCGTATTGAGGCGCTATCAGAGGTACACAAAGCACATCCGGAGAAGCAGCTGTACTTTACTGAACAGTGGGTAGGAGGGCCTGGTGATTTCTCGAAAGAACTCCAATGGCATGTGTCTAACTTAATAATAGGGGCTACCAGAAATTGGTCTAGAAATGTACTTGAATGGAATTTAGCAGCAACATCTGATTATAAACCCCATACGGATGGTGGATGTACCAGCTGTTTAGGCGCATTAAGCATTGATGGTGAAAAGATACAGCGTAACGTCGCTTACTATATCGTTGGGCACGCATCGAAATTTGTACCAGATGGGTCCAAAAGAATCGGATCTAATGTTATCGACGGGCTGGCTAATGTGGCCTTTATCACACCTGAAAATAAAAAGGTTTTGGTTATAGTAAATGATGACGATAAAAACAGATCTTTTAATATTGAGTATCACAATAAATATGTAGAGACAAGTTTGGCAAGTGGTGCCGTTATGACCTATATATGGGATTAG
- a CDS encoding (Fe-S)-binding protein, with protein MSDEKIIQVPTMAEMLAKGEIPEILFWVGCAGSFDERAQRITRDICKILSHVGLKFAILGTEEGCTGDPAKRAGNEFLFQMQAMMNIELLNGYEVKKIVTACPHCFNTIKNEYPLLGGQYEVIHHSQLLQQLIDEGKLKASGGESFKGKRITYHDPCYLGRSNNVYEAPRKTLEALDAQLVEMKRCRSNGLCCGAGGAQMFKEPEPGKKDINIERIDEALKTEPEVIAAACPFCMTMLRDGVKNYNKEEEVQVLDIAEITARANGL; from the coding sequence ATGAGCGACGAAAAGATAATACAAGTACCCACCATGGCTGAAATGCTTGCTAAGGGAGAAATTCCGGAAATACTGTTTTGGGTAGGGTGTGCTGGCAGTTTTGACGAACGTGCACAACGGATTACCCGGGATATCTGCAAAATTTTATCACACGTAGGATTAAAATTCGCTATTTTGGGCACAGAGGAAGGTTGTACGGGTGACCCAGCCAAACGGGCAGGAAATGAATTCCTGTTTCAGATGCAAGCTATGATGAATATAGAATTGCTCAATGGCTATGAGGTAAAAAAGATAGTAACCGCCTGCCCACATTGCTTCAATACGATCAAAAATGAGTATCCGCTTTTAGGTGGACAATACGAAGTTATCCACCATAGCCAACTACTTCAGCAACTAATTGATGAGGGAAAATTAAAAGCCAGTGGAGGAGAATCTTTTAAAGGAAAAAGAATTACTTATCACGACCCTTGCTACCTTGGTAGATCCAACAATGTATATGAAGCTCCTAGAAAAACTTTGGAAGCGCTCGATGCACAACTTGTGGAAATGAAGAGATGCCGGAGCAATGGTTTATGCTGCGGGGCAGGAGGAGCACAAATGTTTAAGGAGCCTGAACCGGGAAAAAAAGACATTAATATTGAACGGATTGACGAAGCACTGAAAACGGAACCAGAGGTGATTGCAGCTGCCTGTCCTTTTTGCATGACCATGTTACGGGATGGCGTAAAAAACTATAATAAAGAAGAAGAAGTTCAGGTATTGGACATTGCGGAAATCACTGCAAGAGCGAATGGACTATAG
- a CDS encoding OmpA family protein — protein MKLNRFTFFLMLAASALFFSCKSKKMIVNDGAEVVTSGVDEHIDGGTVSQTDQGVVLTFESDVLFATNSSYLSEKAKVTMKNMVAYINKNYPNANIQINGHTDSTGEEDYNQWLSEKRASSVKTYAVSIGLSENRVTTKGYGKSKPVATNSTAEGRQQNRRVEVIILK, from the coding sequence ATGAAATTGAACAGATTTACTTTTTTTTTAATGTTAGCGGCGTCAGCATTGTTTTTCAGTTGTAAAAGCAAAAAAATGATCGTAAATGATGGTGCCGAGGTGGTTACTTCCGGCGTTGATGAGCATATTGATGGAGGAACTGTTTCACAGACCGATCAAGGAGTTGTACTCACCTTCGAGTCTGATGTGCTTTTTGCCACGAACTCTTCTTACCTATCTGAAAAGGCTAAAGTTACCATGAAAAATATGGTTGCTTACATCAATAAAAACTATCCTAATGCCAATATCCAGATTAATGGACACACCGATTCGACTGGTGAAGAAGATTATAATCAATGGTTGTCGGAAAAAAGAGCCTCTTCTGTGAAAACTTATGCTGTTAGTATAGGTCTGAGTGAAAATCGTGTTACTACCAAGGGTTATGGAAAAAGCAAGCCGGTTGCCACGAACAGTACTGCTGAAGGCCGCCAGCAAAATAGAAGGGTAGAAGTGATCATATTAAAATAA